From Salinirubrum litoreum, one genomic window encodes:
- a CDS encoding universal stress protein: MHLVVAVDGSPEAEEALAHATDIADATDARITAVHAVDPSVPSGDADPFGGATERDRQLIVESVETAEERGLEILDAIEDVAGNLGYEIETELVYGDPADAITDYAETVDADAIYVGHRGLSERRETMVGSVAKQFVERADRPVTVVR, translated from the coding sequence ATGCATCTCGTCGTCGCAGTCGACGGTTCACCGGAAGCGGAGGAGGCACTGGCTCACGCGACCGACATCGCGGACGCGACCGACGCCCGGATCACGGCGGTCCACGCGGTCGATCCATCGGTTCCCTCGGGCGACGCCGACCCCTTCGGCGGGGCGACCGAGCGCGACCGGCAACTGATCGTCGAGAGCGTCGAGACCGCCGAGGAACGCGGGTTGGAGATTCTCGACGCCATCGAGGACGTGGCCGGAAATCTCGGGTACGAGATCGAGACCGAACTGGTGTACGGCGACCCGGCGGACGCGATCACCGACTACGCCGAGACGGTCGACGCAGACGCCATCTACGTCGGCCACCGAGGGTTGTCGGAGCGCCGCGAGACGATGGTCGGCAGCGTGGCGAAACAGTTCGTGGAGCGTGCAGATCGGCCGGTGACGGTCGTCAGGTGA
- a CDS encoding MFS transporter, producing MLLAVSLAWAVLQAGRFLLSPLLPAIITDLGITEATAGIALALFQGVYAVTQYPAGEYSDRWSRATLIVPGLATLVGGFLLFGLAGGLAGFVLAAVVTGFGKALFAIPSRALLSDLFVERRGRALGIYAAGTDLGGLAAAGLGVLVLSAGVAIPASIAGVPVPGPSPTLSFDSWREPFLPVAVVLAGLLVVYALWTRDTYTLGSRSLDVAGTLRRLLATPRQRRTLLAFGLFYLMVGGFINFLPTYLAQAKSFSPGAASAAFALVFVVGAVTKPVAGGLSDRFSRESIAVAGLLVASVALAGLVVADSRLAILGGIVLLAVGYKTEFPLADGVILDNAPDGDLGADLGAARALFLAANAVGPAYVGVVATYVNYTVAFGGLVGCLLLAAGLLAWDTVGRD from the coding sequence ATGCTCCTCGCCGTCTCGCTCGCGTGGGCCGTCCTGCAGGCCGGTCGGTTCCTCCTCTCGCCGCTGCTCCCGGCGATCATCACCGATCTGGGGATCACCGAGGCGACCGCCGGCATCGCGCTGGCGCTGTTCCAGGGCGTCTACGCCGTGACGCAGTACCCCGCCGGCGAGTACTCCGACCGGTGGTCGCGGGCGACGCTCATCGTCCCCGGACTGGCGACGCTCGTCGGCGGCTTCCTGCTGTTCGGGCTGGCCGGCGGACTCGCGGGGTTCGTCCTCGCGGCGGTCGTCACCGGCTTCGGGAAGGCGCTCTTTGCGATCCCGTCGCGGGCACTCCTCTCCGATCTGTTCGTCGAGCGACGGGGGCGAGCACTCGGCATCTACGCCGCCGGGACCGACCTCGGGGGACTGGCCGCCGCCGGTCTCGGCGTGCTGGTGTTGTCGGCCGGTGTCGCGATCCCGGCGTCCATCGCCGGCGTACCCGTGCCGGGCCCGTCGCCGACGCTCTCGTTCGATTCGTGGCGCGAGCCGTTTCTCCCGGTCGCGGTCGTGCTCGCCGGGTTGCTGGTCGTCTACGCACTGTGGACCCGCGACACGTACACGCTCGGCTCCCGGTCACTCGACGTGGCGGGAACCCTGCGCCGACTGCTGGCGACGCCCCGCCAGCGCCGGACACTGCTCGCCTTCGGTCTGTTCTACCTGATGGTCGGCGGCTTCATCAACTTCCTGCCGACGTATCTCGCGCAGGCGAAGTCGTTCTCACCCGGCGCGGCGAGTGCGGCCTTCGCCCTCGTCTTCGTCGTCGGTGCGGTGACGAAGCCGGTGGCAGGGGGACTCAGCGACCGCTTCTCTCGGGAGTCCATCGCGGTGGCCGGACTGCTGGTCGCGAGCGTCGCACTCGCGGGACTCGTCGTCGCCGACTCGCGACTCGCGATTCTCGGCGGCATCGTCCTCCTCGCAGTGGGCTACAAGACCGAGTTCCCCCTCGCCGACGGCGTCATCCTCGACAACGCGCCGGACGGCGACCTCGGCGCGGACCTCGGGGCGGCACGGGCGCTGTTCCTCGCGGCCAACGCGGTCGGCCCGGCGTACGTCGGCGTCGTGGCGACCTACGTGAACTACACGGTCGCGTTCGGCGGTCTCGTGGGGTGTCTGCTCCTCGCCGCCGGACTCCTCGCGTGGGACACGGTGGGTCGGGACTGA
- a CDS encoding RimK family alpha-L-glutamate ligase, whose protein sequence is MATNTLTETTEGRRVRVGVLSLHNSKETKAILNAVEALGHRPEWLRAENTVIRMDDDEVTLTPPVDVIVNRLLLSNTEQPSEELGLARTLDGIVPMLNAPDATARAGHKTAAAVALVDAGLPVPKTTFALSSDQLTRLREEFGTEAVYKTAIGTHGGGAWKVRTSDPLTARVGKRRAFLQELVGRDGEVPRDLRVYVVAGEVLGAMERVAVEGDWRTNVARGGHVADVSDSTPDAVLEIARRAATTLGLDCAGVDLIEGDDGWYVLEVNPTAGFKGFYRATGTSPAPHIARQAIELAGGTVDPDRVERLASTLDDSVPACKPAPQPVSSDEVVTIGYTEQVVVSGTTGTKTVVAKSDSGAASTSIDLQLAADIGAGPIHTVSRVRSGSSKQTSTRPVVDLVVGIGGEQYTVPANIQDRTHMTHPLLLGRDILKHYRLDVSRRVEDHAEVTDEE, encoded by the coding sequence ATGGCGACGAACACACTCACCGAGACAACGGAGGGACGCCGGGTCCGCGTCGGCGTGCTGAGCCTGCACAACAGCAAGGAGACGAAAGCGATCCTGAACGCGGTCGAGGCGCTGGGGCACCGCCCCGAGTGGCTCCGGGCCGAGAACACCGTGATCCGGATGGACGACGACGAGGTGACACTGACGCCGCCGGTCGACGTGATCGTCAATCGACTCCTGCTGTCGAACACCGAACAGCCCTCCGAGGAACTGGGACTCGCCCGGACCCTCGACGGCATCGTCCCGATGCTGAACGCGCCAGACGCGACGGCACGGGCCGGCCACAAGACCGCCGCCGCGGTCGCACTCGTCGACGCGGGCCTCCCCGTGCCGAAGACGACCTTCGCGCTGTCGAGCGACCAGTTGACGCGTCTCCGCGAGGAGTTCGGCACCGAGGCCGTCTACAAGACCGCCATCGGGACTCACGGCGGCGGCGCGTGGAAGGTCCGGACCAGCGACCCGCTGACCGCCCGGGTCGGCAAACGCCGGGCCTTCCTGCAGGAACTCGTCGGCCGAGACGGCGAGGTCCCCCGCGACCTCCGGGTGTACGTCGTCGCGGGCGAGGTACTGGGTGCGATGGAACGCGTCGCCGTCGAGGGGGACTGGCGGACGAACGTCGCTCGCGGGGGCCACGTCGCCGACGTGAGCGACTCGACGCCCGACGCTGTCCTCGAGATCGCGCGTCGGGCGGCGACGACGCTCGGTCTCGACTGTGCCGGCGTCGACCTGATCGAGGGTGACGACGGCTGGTACGTCCTCGAAGTGAATCCGACGGCGGGGTTCAAAGGGTTCTACCGCGCGACCGGCACCAGTCCCGCGCCGCACATCGCCCGGCAGGCCATCGAACTCGCGGGTGGGACCGTCGATCCGGATCGCGTCGAGCGACTGGCTTCGACGCTCGACGACTCGGTCCCGGCGTGTAAACCCGCGCCACAGCCAGTCAGTTCCGACGAGGTGGTCACCATCGGCTACACCGAACAGGTGGTCGTCTCAGGGACGACAGGGACGAAGACGGTCGTGGCGAAGTCCGACTCCGGTGCGGCCTCCACGAGTATCGACCTCCAACTCGCGGCCGACATCGGTGCCGGGCCGATCCACACCGTCTCGCGCGTCCGGTCCGGGAGTTCGAAGCAGACGTCGACCCGACCCGTGGTCGATCTGGTCGTCGGCATCGGCGGGGAACAGTACACCGTCCCCGCGAACATCCAGGACCGGACGCACATGACCCACCCGCTCTTGCTGGGTCGTGACATCCTCAAGCACTACCGACTCGACGTGAGCCGGCGTGTCGAGGACCACGCCGAGGTCACCGACGAGGAGTGA
- a CDS encoding DUF7344 domain-containing protein, translated as MTGPTTNDDPSAYGSEGGLRDRSPTAPTDSLTRDDLFDVLQARRRRLALWYLHERAEGEARLRALARHVAALEADTDAHAVDGAVRQRVQLSLYQAHLPKLVDFGVVEYDETRERVELTPLADAFLPYLAAEPDPSAGV; from the coding sequence ATGACGGGACCAACCACAAACGACGACCCGAGCGCGTACGGTTCGGAAGGCGGTCTCCGGGACCGCTCCCCGACGGCGCCGACCGACTCGCTGACGCGAGACGACCTGTTCGACGTCCTCCAGGCACGTCGCCGGCGCCTCGCGCTCTGGTATCTCCACGAGCGCGCCGAGGGGGAAGCGCGCCTCCGAGCGCTGGCGAGACACGTCGCCGCACTGGAGGCAGACACCGACGCACACGCGGTCGACGGCGCGGTGCGACAGCGCGTGCAACTCTCGCTGTACCAAGCACACCTCCCGAAACTCGTCGACTTCGGCGTCGTCGAGTACGACGAGACTCGGGAGCGTGTCGAACTGACGCCCCTCGCCGACGCCTTCCTGCCGTACCTCGCCGCCGAACCGGACCCCTCAGCCGGCGTGTGA
- a CDS encoding helix-turn-helix transcriptional regulator has product MHQSRLSRTGVTVLLVIVVVAGAGAVASADSGSVGGVDSSESSGVPTAQIESVSFDHSAGTEIDTVYVWERTDSGETVDSYGIVVHLSVERERTVCFNTGGPGSCIRIGPDSDRVTADLKLGGDGPTDLTVSIQNPSSGETLATESLTVVSVPRTGDLDGDGLTNAEEHEAGTHLWASDSDSDGLPDPRETDTSPTTADTDGDGIADGREVELGTDPTVADTDGDGLNDATELAEGTDPLSVDTDGDGLDDERELYGESSPTVADTDGDGLDDGSESLFGTDPTVVDTDGDGLADGAEFTAGTSPTAADTDGDGLGDERERLAGTDPLVADTDGDGLNDATERELGTDPLAGNTDGDLLGDRVETALGTDPTETTTLPGGGLSALLAVLLCAGLSGRGRALAAGALGALTHLVGSALGTLERVVDDGRTVAGYGRLLVGYGRVVVDQSREVAGQVRHSVLVVHLRHRAVCGVADAGRRLRAAVSTVAVGLTTAGDHAADFPAETDRRSAATGADDATASPDERWGEADSAEAVVSAADPGVEDDRLVVGMLTAEGGRVKQGVIVEHSDWSKAKVSRLLSRMADDNEITKIRLGRENLICLAGHEPAITTTRTDRGQRPRDPSPG; this is encoded by the coding sequence ATGCACCAGAGCCGTCTCTCACGGACGGGGGTCACCGTCCTACTCGTGATCGTAGTGGTCGCCGGCGCAGGCGCGGTCGCCTCGGCGGATTCGGGGAGCGTCGGCGGCGTCGACTCCTCGGAGTCGTCGGGCGTGCCGACGGCACAGATCGAGTCGGTGTCGTTCGACCACAGCGCCGGAACGGAGATAGACACCGTCTACGTCTGGGAACGGACGGACTCGGGAGAGACGGTGGACAGCTACGGTATCGTCGTCCACCTCTCCGTCGAGAGAGAACGCACCGTCTGCTTCAACACCGGCGGACCGGGGTCGTGTATCCGGATCGGTCCCGACTCCGACCGCGTCACGGCCGACCTCAAACTCGGCGGCGACGGGCCGACAGACCTCACGGTGTCGATCCAGAACCCGTCCTCCGGCGAGACGCTCGCCACCGAGTCGCTGACCGTGGTGTCGGTTCCCCGCACGGGCGACCTCGACGGCGACGGCCTCACGAACGCCGAGGAACACGAAGCCGGGACGCACCTCTGGGCGAGCGACAGCGACAGCGACGGGCTACCGGACCCACGGGAGACCGACACCTCGCCGACGACGGCCGACACCGACGGCGACGGCATCGCGGACGGCCGCGAGGTCGAACTCGGGACCGACCCCACCGTCGCAGACACCGACGGCGACGGACTGAACGACGCGACCGAACTGGCCGAGGGGACCGACCCACTGTCCGTCGACACCGACGGCGACGGACTCGACGACGAGCGAGAACTGTACGGCGAGAGTTCCCCGACGGTCGCCGACACCGACGGTGACGGACTCGACGACGGGAGCGAGTCCCTGTTCGGAACGGACCCGACCGTCGTCGACACCGACGGCGACGGACTCGCCGACGGGGCCGAGTTCACCGCAGGCACCTCGCCGACGGCGGCCGACACCGACGGCGACGGACTCGGCGACGAGCGAGAGCGACTCGCCGGGACCGACCCACTCGTCGCAGACACCGACGGCGACGGACTGAACGACGCGACGGAACGGGAACTCGGCACGGACCCACTCGCGGGCAACACCGACGGCGACCTCCTCGGCGACCGGGTGGAGACCGCCCTCGGAACTGATCCGACCGAGACCACGACGCTCCCGGGCGGGGGTCTCTCCGCCCTGCTCGCGGTGCTCCTCTGTGCAGGGCTGTCTGGACGCGGTCGGGCGCTCGCCGCCGGTGCGCTCGGAGCACTGACCCACCTCGTCGGCTCTGCACTCGGGACACTCGAACGCGTCGTCGACGACGGTCGGACTGTCGCGGGCTACGGTCGGCTACTCGTCGGCTACGGGCGGGTCGTCGTCGACCAGAGCCGGGAGGTCGCCGGCCAGGTTCGGCACAGTGTCCTCGTCGTCCACCTGCGCCACCGCGCCGTCTGCGGCGTCGCCGACGCGGGGCGGCGACTCCGGGCAGCCGTCTCGACCGTGGCGGTCGGTCTCACGACCGCCGGCGACCACGCGGCAGACTTCCCGGCCGAGACAGACCGGCGGTCAGCGGCGACCGGTGCCGACGACGCCACGGCGTCTCCCGACGAGCGGTGGGGCGAGGCGGACTCGGCCGAGGCGGTCGTGTCGGCCGCCGACCCCGGCGTCGAGGACGACCGACTCGTCGTCGGGATGCTCACCGCAGAAGGCGGCCGCGTGAAACAGGGTGTGATCGTCGAACACAGCGACTGGTCGAAGGCGAAGGTGAGTCGGCTCTTGAGCCGGATGGCCGACGACAACGAGATCACCAAGATACGTCTCGGTCGGGAGAACCTGATCTGTCTGGCGGGCCACGAGCCAGCGATCACGACCACACGAACCGATCGCGGGCAGCGACCCCGAGATCCCAGTCCGGGCTGA
- a CDS encoding sodium:calcium antiporter — protein MVLSLFASASPAVNVLLIVVATAVIWIGSGWLEASAEDLSAYYGLPAVVQGSVVVAVGSSFPEFTSVVFTALDGAFNMGVGAIVGSAIFNILVIPGLSGLAAADELEANRTIVYKEAQFYMLAVSGLVITFALAVIYDPVTGTGSLAGEIGRPLALIPLGLYGLYLFIQWQDVSDYEVEEPPSDIPVGREWGRLLAGLLLILVGVEQLVGSVESLNATFGIPEFLAGVTIIAAATSLPDTLVSVRAARDGNATTSLGNVFGSNTFDLLVAIPVGVLIVGAVTIDFGVAVPMMGVLTAATVILFGLLRTDLSLTTPESVSLLVLYTVFVVWVVAETVGVVQILPGG, from the coding sequence ATGGTCCTCTCGCTGTTCGCGTCTGCGTCGCCGGCCGTGAACGTCCTGTTGATCGTCGTCGCCACCGCCGTCATCTGGATCGGAAGTGGCTGGCTGGAGGCGTCGGCGGAGGACCTCTCCGCGTACTACGGCCTGCCGGCGGTCGTGCAGGGCTCGGTGGTCGTCGCGGTCGGCTCCAGTTTTCCGGAGTTCACCAGCGTCGTCTTCACCGCACTCGACGGCGCGTTCAACATGGGCGTCGGTGCCATCGTCGGCTCTGCCATCTTCAACATCCTCGTGATCCCCGGACTGTCTGGGCTGGCGGCCGCCGACGAACTGGAGGCCAACCGGACGATCGTCTACAAGGAGGCGCAGTTCTACATGCTCGCGGTCTCGGGACTCGTCATCACCTTCGCGCTCGCGGTCATCTACGACCCGGTGACCGGCACCGGGTCGCTCGCGGGCGAGATCGGGCGTCCGCTCGCACTGATTCCGCTGGGGCTGTACGGGCTCTACTTGTTCATCCAGTGGCAGGACGTGAGTGACTACGAGGTCGAGGAACCGCCGAGCGACATCCCGGTCGGGCGGGAGTGGGGTCGGCTTCTCGCCGGTCTGCTCTTGATCCTCGTCGGCGTCGAACAGTTGGTCGGTAGCGTCGAGTCGCTGAACGCCACGTTCGGGATTCCGGAGTTCCTCGCGGGCGTGACGATAATCGCCGCCGCGACGAGTCTGCCGGACACGCTGGTCAGCGTCCGGGCGGCCCGCGACGGGAACGCCACGACGAGTCTCGGCAACGTCTTCGGCTCTAACACCTTCGACCTTCTCGTCGCCATCCCGGTCGGCGTGCTCATCGTCGGTGCGGTCACCATCGACTTCGGCGTCGCGGTCCCGATGATGGGTGTCCTGACGGCGGCGACCGTGATCCTGTTCGGCCTCCTCCGGACCGACCTTTCGCTGACGACGCCCGAGTCGGTGAGTCTGCTCGTCCTCTACACCGTCTTCGTCGTCTGGGTCGTCGCCGAGACGGTCGGGGTCGTCCAGATACTTCCCGGTGGGTGA